In a single window of the Nocardioides massiliensis genome:
- the nrdR gene encoding transcriptional regulator NrdR produces the protein MHCPFCRHPDTRVLDSRTADDGSAIRRRRVCQNDSGGCGKRFTTVEQMQLVVVKRSGATEPFERAKAIAGARKACKGRPVTEDDLACLGQAVEDALRASGSAEIPAHEVGLAILGPLKALDEVAYLRFASVYRAFESADDFVAEVAALRAERSLTQESLAELVEGETASADSG, from the coding sequence ATGCACTGTCCGTTCTGCCGCCACCCGGACACCCGCGTGCTCGACAGTCGCACCGCCGACGACGGCAGCGCCATCCGCCGTCGTCGCGTGTGCCAGAACGACAGCGGCGGCTGCGGGAAGCGGTTCACCACCGTCGAGCAGATGCAGCTCGTCGTCGTGAAGCGCTCCGGAGCCACCGAGCCGTTCGAGCGCGCCAAGGCGATCGCCGGCGCCCGCAAGGCGTGCAAGGGCCGTCCCGTCACAGAGGACGACCTCGCGTGCCTGGGCCAGGCGGTGGAGGACGCGCTGCGCGCCTCCGGCTCCGCCGAGATCCCGGCCCACGAGGTCGGCCTCGCCATCCTCGGTCCGCTGAAGGCCCTCGACGAGGTCGCCTACCTGCGGTTCGCGAGCGTCTATCGCGCCTTCGAGTCCGCCGACGACTTCGTCGCCGAGGTCGCGGCGCTGCGCGCGGAGCGTTCGCTCACGCAGGAGTCCTTGGCCGAGCTGGTCGAGGGCGAGACCGCCTCAGCCGATTCGGGCTGA